The proteins below come from a single Streptomyces sp. B3I8 genomic window:
- a CDS encoding ArsA family ATPase produces MRTLLVTGPGGSGRTTVAAGAALRAARLGVRTLLLSADPADTPGAALGTPTHAGSRAVEGVPCLTARRPDADTRFRDDLLALQTKAASALDLLGAARLDAEELTPLPGATELALLGAVRDAALSGDHDLIVVDLPPAPQALALLALPEQLRRYLRRLLPPGRQAARALRPVLGRLAGVPVPGERLYEAAARWDTSLGATEAVLADPGTTAWLVAEPGPAGADAVRTATTGLALHALRLDAVIANRVLPEPGADTWSAGLTAQQRKTTDEWRETYGSDAVHCVPHLGRDPRGTDDLAALRLPGPAPDDPAPAPVEWPVTEQPAEDGRGGGVVLVWHLPLPGAVREELDLVRRGDELILTVGRFHRIVPLPSALRRCTVVGAALREGELRVRFAPDPELWPGRFG; encoded by the coding sequence TTGCGTACTCTCCTCGTCACCGGCCCCGGCGGCTCCGGTCGGACCACCGTCGCCGCCGGCGCCGCACTGCGCGCCGCCCGCCTCGGCGTCCGCACGCTGCTGCTGTCCGCCGACCCCGCCGACACCCCCGGTGCCGCCCTCGGCACCCCCACCCACGCCGGCTCCCGGGCCGTCGAGGGCGTCCCGTGCCTCACCGCCCGGCGGCCCGACGCCGACACCCGCTTCCGCGACGACCTCCTCGCCCTGCAGACCAAAGCCGCCTCCGCCCTGGACCTGCTCGGCGCAGCCCGCCTGGACGCCGAGGAACTCACCCCGCTCCCCGGCGCCACCGAACTCGCGCTGCTGGGCGCGGTGCGCGACGCCGCGCTCTCGGGCGACCACGACCTGATCGTCGTCGACCTGCCGCCCGCCCCGCAGGCCCTGGCCCTGCTCGCCCTGCCCGAGCAGCTCCGCCGCTATCTGCGCCGGCTGCTGCCGCCCGGGCGGCAGGCCGCCCGCGCGCTGCGGCCGGTGCTGGGCCGGCTCGCGGGAGTCCCCGTGCCCGGCGAGCGGCTCTACGAGGCCGCCGCCCGCTGGGACACGTCCCTCGGCGCGACCGAGGCCGTGCTCGCCGACCCCGGCACCACCGCCTGGCTGGTCGCCGAACCCGGCCCCGCCGGCGCCGACGCCGTGCGCACCGCCACCACCGGGCTCGCCCTGCACGCCCTGCGCCTGGACGCCGTGATCGCCAACCGGGTGCTGCCCGAGCCCGGCGCGGACACCTGGTCGGCCGGGCTCACCGCACAGCAGCGCAAGACGACGGACGAGTGGCGGGAGACGTACGGGAGCGACGCCGTGCACTGCGTCCCGCACCTCGGGCGGGACCCGCGCGGCACCGACGACCTGGCCGCGCTGCGCCTCCCCGGGCCCGCGCCGGACGACCCGGCGCCCGCCCCCGTCGAGTGGCCGGTCACCGAACAGCCGGCCGAGGACGGTCGTGGGGGAGGCGTCGTCCTCGTGTGGCACCTCCCGCTGCCCGGCGCCGTACGGGAGGAGCTGGACCTGGTCCGGCGCGGCGACGAACTGATCCTCACCGTCGGCCGGTTCCACCGGATCGTCCCGCTCCCCTCCGCGCTGCGCCGCTGCACCGTCGTCGGCGCGGCCCTGCGCGAGGGCGAGCTGCGCGTCCGGTTCGCTCCCGATCCGGAACTGTGGCCGGGGCGGTTCGGGTAA
- a CDS encoding SRPBCC family protein, with the protein MAEHTSSSITIEAAPADVMGVIADFARYPDWTGEVKEAEVLATDGQGRAEQVRLVMDAGAIKDDQVLAYTWGSEQEVSWTLVKSQMLRSLDGSYLLKPAGAGATEVTYQLTVDVKIPMLGMIKRKAEKVIIDRALAGLKKRVESER; encoded by the coding sequence CACCGGCCGATGTCATGGGGGTGATCGCCGACTTCGCCCGTTATCCGGACTGGACGGGCGAGGTGAAGGAGGCCGAGGTCCTCGCTACGGACGGACAGGGCCGCGCGGAGCAGGTGCGCCTCGTCATGGACGCGGGCGCGATCAAGGACGACCAGGTGCTCGCGTACACCTGGGGGTCCGAGCAAGAGGTGTCCTGGACGCTGGTGAAGTCGCAGATGCTGCGCTCCCTGGACGGCTCGTACCTGCTGAAGCCGGCGGGCGCGGGAGCGACGGAGGTGACGTACCAGCTCACGGTGGACGTCAAGATCCCGATGCTCGGCATGATCAAGCGCAAGGCGGAGAAGGTCATCATCGACCGGGCGCTGGCCGGCCTGAAGAAGCGGGTGGAGTCGGAGCGGTAG